A single Bremerella cremea DNA region contains:
- a CDS encoding endonuclease/exonuclease/phosphatase family protein: MTNEAAAVDVSAKSWWPKIRDFVWARAKLLVILLVALTLLTLFAQGYWVFDLLANLRVQQVLLGLFLLAVCGLYHEWKWMAVVALCLLFHLPAFASLFRGQGVPLAEGHLTVTVSNVLSSNQNINAILTDALQDDPDVLVFLELTSWQAAEISQRTKSHYPHAVVRPSDFGNFGIGLYSKYPFDATEVFQLNEKIDSIEARITVDNHRYRIIGTHPLPPVRAAGFASRNEHLHELAARLIHKKDHRENLPTIVVGDLNVTPWSPCFAEIANPLSGLRRAAIGFDVTPTWYVLPIFPLGLTLDHALITEDLVCTKKRIGGPIGSDHRSVTVTVAPRGFP, translated from the coding sequence GTGACCAACGAAGCTGCGGCTGTCGATGTTTCTGCCAAGTCTTGGTGGCCAAAGATTCGTGATTTCGTTTGGGCTCGTGCTAAGCTGCTGGTCATTCTGTTGGTCGCCCTGACCTTATTGACCCTCTTTGCCCAGGGGTACTGGGTGTTCGATTTGCTGGCCAATCTACGCGTGCAGCAAGTTCTCTTGGGTCTGTTTCTGCTGGCCGTGTGTGGTCTGTATCACGAGTGGAAATGGATGGCGGTGGTCGCCCTTTGTTTGCTGTTTCATTTGCCTGCGTTTGCTTCTTTATTTCGCGGGCAAGGCGTGCCACTCGCCGAAGGTCACCTTACCGTGACGGTCTCGAATGTGCTTTCCTCGAATCAAAATATCAATGCTATTTTGACGGATGCACTTCAAGATGACCCGGACGTTCTGGTCTTTTTGGAGTTAACCAGTTGGCAAGCAGCAGAGATCAGCCAGCGAACGAAGTCGCACTATCCGCATGCCGTGGTGCGGCCAAGCGACTTTGGGAACTTCGGGATCGGGCTCTACTCAAAATATCCCTTCGACGCGACCGAAGTGTTTCAATTGAATGAAAAGATCGATTCAATCGAAGCCAGGATTACCGTCGACAATCATCGCTATCGCATCATCGGCACACATCCCTTGCCGCCTGTTCGTGCTGCTGGGTTTGCCTCGCGTAACGAGCATTTGCACGAACTAGCCGCCCGGCTAATCCATAAGAAGGATCATCGAGAGAATTTGCCCACCATCGTGGTCGGAGACCTTAACGTAACGCCATGGTCTCCTTGCTTCGCGGAGATTGCCAACCCGCTTTCTGGGCTGCGTCGCGCCGCGATTGGTTTCGACGTGACACCGACCTGGTATGTGTTGCCGATCTTTCCTTTGGGGCTGACGCTCGACCATGCCCTGATCACGGAAGACCTGGTTTGCACTAAGAAGCGAATCGGCGGCCCAATCGGTTCCGACCATCGCAGCGTAACGGTTACCGTTGCGCCGCGTGGTTTTCCTTGA
- a CDS encoding sigma-54-dependent transcriptional regulator codes for MGDVYRLTRKVAQTNASVLLLGETGTGKEMIASSVHRLSTRASGPFVKVNCGALSESLLESELFGHVRGAFTGAIGNRTGRFEAAHGGTIFLDEINSTSLHLQVKLLRVLQEREFERVGDTATIRVDTRVIAASNRLLMEEVGEGKFREDLYWRLNVVPIRIPPLRERREDIPELVAHFLNVYSEVNDRHVVHIQHEAMEALQDHNWPGNVRELQNYVERAVVLAEGDELTLDLLPPEIRSGDNRSAMSLGRGPANFDTLAFEVVQQGLQDADAEAEDLHSRVVNRVEKELIVQVMTACANVQTKAATRLGINRNTLHKKLKEYEIES; via the coding sequence ATGGGGGATGTGTATCGCCTTACTCGCAAGGTTGCCCAAACCAATGCTTCCGTTTTGCTGTTAGGTGAAACGGGAACCGGTAAGGAGATGATCGCTTCTTCGGTTCACCGGCTCAGTACGCGGGCCTCGGGGCCGTTTGTGAAAGTGAACTGCGGCGCGCTAAGCGAAAGCCTGCTCGAAAGCGAGCTGTTCGGTCACGTTCGTGGGGCGTTTACGGGGGCGATCGGCAATCGTACCGGTCGTTTTGAAGCGGCTCACGGCGGCACGATCTTTCTCGATGAAATCAACTCAACCTCGCTCCATTTGCAAGTCAAACTGTTGCGGGTGCTACAAGAACGCGAGTTCGAACGCGTGGGCGATACCGCCACGATTCGGGTCGATACGCGCGTGATCGCGGCGAGCAATCGTCTTTTGATGGAAGAAGTCGGCGAAGGGAAGTTTCGCGAAGACTTGTACTGGCGACTTAACGTCGTGCCGATCCGAATTCCACCGCTAAGAGAACGTCGCGAAGACATCCCAGAATTGGTCGCCCACTTCTTGAACGTTTACAGCGAAGTGAACGATCGACATGTGGTACATATCCAGCACGAAGCGATGGAAGCGCTGCAAGATCACAACTGGCCCGGCAACGTGCGGGAACTGCAAAACTACGTCGAGCGGGCCGTCGTTTTGGCCGAAGGAGACGAGTTGACGCTTGACCTTCTGCCTCCAGAAATCCGCAGCGGCGACAACCGCTCGGCGATGAGTCTGGGCCGCGGACCGGCCAACTTCGATACGCTGGCCTTCGAGGTCGTTCAGCAAGGTTTGCAAGACGCCGATGCCGAAGCGGAAGACTTGCATTCTCGTGTGGTGAATCGGGTGGAAAAGGAACTGATCGTTCAGGTCATGACCGCTTGTGCCAACGTGCAAACCAAAGCGGCGACCCGCTTGGGGATCAATCGCAATACGCTGCACAAGAAGTTGAAAGAGTACGAGATCGAATCGTGA
- the argH gene encoding argininosuccinate lyase, with translation MSRNSPSQSGVFNSAVDTRVEKFTESISFDHRLYAQDIRGSIAHAQMLADVGVLTTEEASQITTALSLIKGEIDNGDFQFDEKLEDVHMNIESALVDRLGDVGRKLHTGRSRNDQVATDARLWVRDAIDETDRLLKQLQVAFVGRCDADIDIILPAYTHMQRAQPVLAPHYWLAYAEKLQRDRERLADCRRRVNVCSLGTAALAGTTIPIDRENVAQRLGFEGVAANSIDVSSDRDFVVEYAFCLTMIAEHLSVWADEWVLWSSVEFKFIQIPQQFCTGSSIMPQKINPDVCELIRGKSARVIGNLQALLVLIKGLPLAYNRDLQEDKERLFDSVDTVHLSLDLAASIVAGAKLNTESINSRLEDGFLDATTLMEYLIGKGTPQRTAHHQIGSLVATAMDKRCRLAELPLADFKAVNDSLDETVYDVLGVAKAVAAFRSYGSTSPEEVKKQVVRWKEQLELG, from the coding sequence TTGTCGCGGAACAGTCCCTCACAGAGCGGTGTTTTCAACTCCGCAGTCGACACACGGGTCGAAAAATTCACCGAAAGCATCAGCTTCGATCATCGGTTGTATGCTCAGGACATCCGTGGATCGATTGCGCATGCTCAAATGCTAGCCGATGTGGGCGTTTTGACCACAGAAGAGGCATCCCAGATCACCACGGCCCTCTCGCTGATCAAAGGCGAGATCGATAACGGCGACTTTCAGTTTGACGAAAAGCTGGAAGATGTTCACATGAATATCGAAAGTGCCCTGGTCGACCGGCTGGGAGATGTCGGGCGAAAGCTGCACACAGGACGCAGCCGTAACGATCAGGTCGCTACCGATGCACGGTTGTGGGTGCGGGATGCCATCGACGAAACCGACCGATTGCTCAAGCAGCTCCAGGTTGCGTTTGTTGGTCGGTGCGACGCCGATATCGACATCATTCTGCCTGCTTACACACACATGCAAAGGGCTCAGCCGGTTCTCGCTCCCCACTATTGGCTGGCCTATGCCGAGAAGCTGCAGCGAGACCGTGAACGTTTGGCCGATTGTCGTCGGCGAGTCAATGTTTGCAGCCTGGGAACGGCCGCACTGGCCGGAACGACGATCCCGATCGATCGCGAAAACGTGGCCCAGCGGCTCGGTTTCGAGGGAGTTGCGGCCAATAGTATTGACGTTTCGAGCGATCGCGATTTCGTTGTGGAATATGCGTTTTGCCTGACGATGATCGCCGAACATCTCAGCGTTTGGGCCGACGAATGGGTGTTGTGGTCGAGTGTTGAATTCAAATTCATTCAGATCCCGCAACAGTTTTGCACCGGCAGTTCGATCATGCCGCAGAAGATCAATCCCGATGTCTGCGAGCTGATTCGAGGGAAATCGGCCCGCGTGATTGGGAACCTGCAGGCGTTGCTGGTGCTTATCAAAGGACTGCCGTTGGCCTACAACCGCGATTTGCAGGAAGACAAGGAACGGCTATTCGATTCTGTCGATACGGTTCATCTTTCGCTCGATTTGGCGGCTTCGATTGTTGCCGGGGCAAAGTTGAATACTGAATCGATCAACTCGCGTCTGGAAGATGGGTTCCTCGACGCGACTACCTTAATGGAATACCTAATCGGCAAGGGAACCCCCCAGCGGACTGCCCATCATCAGATCGGTAGCTTGGTGGCTACCGCGATGGATAAGAGATGCCGTTTGGCTGAATTGCCCTTGGCCGATTTTAAGGCGGTTAACGATTCACTGGATGAGACCGTTTATGATGTCTTGGGTGTTGCCAAAGCCGTAGCCGCGTTCCGTAGTTATGGCTCTACCTCGCCTGAGGAAGTAAAAAAGCAAGTTGTTCGTTGGAAGGAGCAATTAGAATTGGGCTAG
- the carB gene encoding carbamoyl-phosphate synthase large subunit, with protein sequence MPRRDDIKKILIIGSGPIVIGQACEFDYSGTQACKALREEGYEVVLVNSNPATIMTDPDTADATYIEPLTADILEKIIAKERPCALLPTLGGQTGLNLAMDLDKLGILEKYGVEMIGARADVIAKAEEREQFKQAMDKIGLEVCRGATVHTVAEARKVLEDVGLPAVVRPSFTMGGSGSSIAYNREEFDSLVRNGLDQSPVTEVLIEESIIGWKEYEMEVMRDKDDNVVIICSIENFDPMGVHTGDSITVAPAQTLTDKEYQRMRDASLAVIREIGVETGGSNIQFACDPTSDRMIVIEMNPRVSRSSALASKATGFPIAKIAAKLAVGYRLHELPNDITRETLACFEPSIDYVVTKIPRFAFEKFPEADSTLTTQMKSVGETMAIGRTFKESFQKALRGLEVGRFGFGCDGKDLWGTDEQPAEDEIRAKLAKPNAERPWYLRYALKSGMTVAQLYDITGIDPWFGDQMKQLVECEDELDAVGNINNISDELLRKAKRWGYSDRQLSTLLNSSELEVRSERKKRGIVATFKSVDTCAAEFEAYTPYYYSTYETEDEVPAKDPGQKRIMILGGGPNRIGQGIEFDYCCCHASFALKEMGIQSVMVNSNPETVSTDYDTSDLLFFEPLTTEDVLNICDRVQPDGVIVQFGGQTPLNLARGLSAAGVPIIGTSVDTIDAAEDREQFQQLLHRLNLKQPANAIARNMSQARAEAAKVGYPALVRPSFVLGGRAMEICYDDKQFERFVAEAFLVAQGQPVLIDRFLEDATEVDVDCISDGENVIVAGVMEHIEEAGVHSGDSACVIPPYSLPGPVVQEIREATIAMAKYLKVVGLMNVQFAVKAEDGKMNVYVLEVNPRASRTVPFVAKATGMPVAKIAAKVMAGCTLPELGITGEPIPAHVSIKESVFPFRKFPGVDIVLGPEMRSTGEVMGISERFSLAFAKCQLAAGVVLPLPKDGKIFVSVSGRHKDQIADISRRLRDMGYELLATDGTARRLEEAGVQAQRIKKLAEGHPNLLDQMIDGNVSLVMNTPNGKGARTDEGRIRAAAVQHGIPCITTIQAAEAATKAMEALREEEMNVESLQDRFRDVRMQQTT encoded by the coding sequence GTGCCGCGACGCGACGATATCAAAAAGATCTTGATTATTGGTTCCGGTCCTATCGTGATCGGCCAGGCCTGCGAGTTCGATTATTCTGGCACCCAGGCCTGCAAAGCGCTTCGAGAAGAGGGTTACGAGGTCGTATTGGTGAATTCCAATCCGGCCACCATCATGACCGACCCAGACACGGCCGATGCCACCTACATCGAGCCGCTGACGGCGGACATCCTGGAAAAGATCATCGCCAAGGAACGCCCCTGCGCACTTTTGCCGACGCTTGGCGGCCAAACAGGCCTAAACCTGGCGATGGACCTGGACAAGCTAGGGATTCTCGAGAAGTATGGCGTCGAAATGATCGGTGCCCGGGCCGATGTCATCGCCAAAGCGGAAGAACGCGAGCAGTTCAAACAGGCGATGGATAAGATTGGCCTGGAAGTCTGCCGCGGAGCCACGGTTCACACGGTTGCCGAGGCACGAAAAGTCCTCGAGGATGTTGGCCTGCCGGCGGTCGTTCGCCCCAGCTTCACCATGGGTGGCTCTGGCTCCAGCATCGCCTACAACCGGGAAGAGTTCGACAGCCTGGTTCGCAACGGGCTCGACCAATCGCCGGTCACGGAAGTGCTGATCGAAGAATCGATCATCGGCTGGAAAGAGTACGAAATGGAGGTGATGCGCGACAAAGATGACAATGTCGTGATCATCTGCTCGATCGAAAACTTCGACCCGATGGGGGTTCATACCGGCGACTCGATCACCGTCGCTCCGGCCCAAACGTTGACCGACAAAGAATACCAGCGAATGCGCGACGCTTCGCTGGCCGTGATTCGGGAAATCGGCGTCGAAACAGGGGGCTCGAACATTCAGTTCGCCTGCGATCCTACCTCGGATCGCATGATCGTCATCGAAATGAACCCGCGCGTCAGCCGTAGCTCGGCGTTGGCGTCGAAGGCGACCGGTTTCCCGATTGCCAAGATCGCCGCCAAACTGGCCGTCGGTTATCGCCTGCACGAATTACCCAACGATATCACCCGCGAAACGCTGGCCTGCTTCGAGCCGTCGATCGACTACGTGGTGACCAAGATCCCCCGTTTTGCCTTCGAGAAATTCCCCGAGGCAGACAGCACACTGACGACGCAAATGAAAAGTGTCGGCGAAACGATGGCGATCGGGCGAACCTTCAAAGAGTCGTTCCAAAAAGCCCTGCGTGGCCTGGAAGTGGGCCGCTTTGGGTTCGGTTGCGATGGCAAGGATCTGTGGGGCACCGACGAGCAGCCTGCCGAAGACGAAATCCGGGCGAAGCTGGCCAAGCCGAATGCCGAGCGTCCTTGGTATTTGCGTTACGCCCTGAAATCAGGCATGACCGTCGCCCAACTGTACGACATCACCGGCATCGATCCTTGGTTCGGCGATCAGATGAAACAGCTGGTCGAGTGCGAGGACGAACTTGATGCGGTCGGCAACATCAACAACATCAGCGACGAACTACTGCGGAAAGCCAAACGATGGGGCTATTCCGATCGCCAACTTTCCACGCTACTCAACAGCAGCGAACTGGAAGTCCGGAGCGAACGAAAGAAACGGGGCATCGTCGCCACATTCAAATCGGTTGATACCTGTGCTGCCGAATTTGAAGCCTACACCCCGTACTACTACTCGACCTACGAAACGGAAGACGAAGTTCCCGCCAAGGATCCCGGCCAGAAGCGGATCATGATTCTCGGCGGTGGCCCGAACCGAATCGGGCAGGGGATCGAGTTCGACTATTGCTGCTGCCACGCCAGTTTCGCCCTGAAAGAAATGGGCATTCAATCGGTAATGGTCAACAGCAACCCAGAAACGGTCAGTACCGACTACGATACGTCCGACCTGTTGTTCTTTGAACCGCTGACAACCGAAGACGTGTTGAACATTTGCGATCGTGTGCAGCCTGATGGCGTGATTGTACAGTTCGGCGGGCAAACTCCGCTTAACCTTGCTCGTGGCCTGTCCGCCGCTGGCGTTCCGATCATTGGCACCAGTGTCGATACGATCGATGCGGCAGAGGATCGCGAACAGTTCCAACAACTGCTACATCGCTTGAACCTCAAGCAGCCAGCCAATGCAATCGCACGCAACATGAGCCAGGCCCGGGCCGAAGCGGCCAAGGTTGGCTACCCCGCTTTGGTTCGTCCCAGCTTTGTGCTGGGTGGTCGCGCGATGGAAATCTGCTACGACGACAAACAGTTCGAGCGATTCGTGGCCGAAGCCTTCCTGGTTGCTCAAGGGCAACCGGTGCTGATCGACCGCTTCCTAGAAGACGCCACGGAAGTCGATGTCGACTGCATCAGCGACGGCGAGAACGTGATTGTCGCCGGGGTAATGGAACACATCGAAGAAGCAGGCGTGCATAGCGGGGACTCGGCTTGTGTGATTCCTCCATACAGCTTGCCTGGCCCAGTCGTGCAGGAAATTCGCGAGGCAACCATTGCCATGGCGAAGTACCTGAAAGTGGTTGGCTTGATGAATGTTCAGTTTGCGGTCAAAGCAGAAGACGGCAAAATGAACGTCTACGTTTTGGAAGTGAACCCGCGAGCCAGTCGCACGGTTCCATTTGTAGCCAAGGCGACCGGAATGCCGGTTGCCAAGATTGCCGCCAAGGTCATGGCCGGCTGCACGCTGCCGGAACTTGGTATCACCGGCGAACCGATTCCGGCGCACGTTTCGATCAAGGAATCGGTCTTCCCGTTCCGCAAGTTCCCAGGCGTCGACATCGTGCTTGGCCCCGAGATGCGTTCGACCGGCGAAGTGATGGGGATCAGCGAACGTTTCTCGCTGGCATTCGCCAAGTGTCAACTTGCCGCTGGCGTGGTCTTGCCGCTGCCGAAAGATGGCAAGATCTTTGTGAGCGTCTCAGGTCGCCACAAAGACCAAATCGCCGACATCTCGCGCCGCCTTCGCGATATGGGTTACGAGCTTCTCGCCACCGACGGCACGGCCCGTCGTTTGGAAGAGGCAGGCGTCCAAGCTCAGCGAATCAAGAAGCTGGCCGAAGGACACCCGAACCTTTTAGACCAAATGATCGACGGCAATGTCTCGCTGGTGATGAACACGCCCAACGGCAAAGGGGCCCGTACCGACGAAGGCCGCATCCGCGCCGCCGCCGTGCAACATGGCATCCCTTGTATCACCACCATCCAAGCTGCCGAAGCCGCCACCAAGGCGATGGAAGCTTTGCGAGAAGAAGAAATGAACGTCGAGTCCCTACAAGACCGCTTCCGCGATGTGCGAATGCAACAGACGACGTAA
- a CDS encoding class I SAM-dependent methyltransferase, whose translation MDVRKFNREAWDRDVENQDRWTIPVSPEEVARARAGEWSLILTPTKPVPRHWYPEHMEGCQILCLASGGGQQGPILAATGADVTVFDNSPKQLGQDRLVAQRDGLSLKTVEGDMADLSCFADKQFDLIFHPCSNCFAVDILPVWREAFRVLKPGGQLLAGLSNPVRYLFDEAAQDNRNELVVRHKIPYSDVCDLTAEELEHYKQIRPLQFGHTLENQIGGQLAAGFVLVEMFEDRFDESDLISRYLDTFIATRAIKLKSPD comes from the coding sequence ATGGACGTCCGCAAATTCAACCGCGAAGCCTGGGACCGAGATGTTGAGAACCAGGATCGCTGGACCATTCCCGTTTCGCCTGAGGAAGTCGCCCGGGCCAGAGCAGGGGAGTGGTCGCTGATTCTGACGCCGACCAAACCAGTGCCTCGGCATTGGTATCCCGAGCACATGGAAGGTTGCCAGATCTTGTGCCTCGCTTCCGGAGGTGGACAACAAGGTCCTATCTTGGCGGCGACCGGGGCGGACGTGACCGTGTTCGACAACTCGCCGAAGCAGCTAGGACAAGACCGCCTAGTCGCCCAGCGCGATGGGCTTTCCCTGAAAACGGTAGAAGGCGACATGGCCGATCTCAGCTGCTTTGCGGACAAGCAGTTCGATTTGATCTTTCATCCCTGCTCGAACTGTTTTGCGGTCGATATCTTACCGGTCTGGCGGGAAGCGTTTCGCGTGCTGAAGCCTGGCGGTCAACTGCTGGCAGGCCTCAGCAATCCGGTACGCTATCTCTTCGACGAGGCTGCCCAGGACAATCGAAATGAATTGGTCGTGCGGCATAAGATTCCCTATTCCGACGTATGCGACCTGACCGCCGAAGAATTGGAACATTACAAGCAGATTCGCCCGCTGCAATTCGGACATACGCTGGAGAACCAAATCGGTGGTCAGCTGGCGGCAGGCTTTGTGCTGGTGGAAATGTTTGAAGACCGTTTCGACGAAAGTGATCTTATTTCACGCTACCTCGATACGTTCATCGCCACACGAGCGATCAAGCTGAAGTCGCCTGACTAG
- a CDS encoding DUF1559 domain-containing protein, which translates to MKIRGAVHRGTAKLPSGFTLVELLVVIAIIGVLVALLLPAVQQAREAARRMQCSNNLKQIGLAVHNYAGTHGVFPSGYVSYATQNGSAPGWAAIDSKTWDAAPGWGWATLILPFMEQRVITDSLRLDRPIWDAANRPLISTRLEAYLCPSSSGDSQPFTVRDASGNALTRFGDPIVIGRSNYIASHGQESCWGECGASPSGVIFTNIYTGTTKTVQVNGNAANVADGPFYRNSRVRFRDVTDGTTNTLFISEHTSRVSDKTWVGAIPGAFTHPRISTPENGPDAAATLILMHVGPSGGELDITGSPIIHPMNFPTLHVGQMVSDHPGGGNVLMGDGSVGFQPETIDLMLAAELASMNEGEVISGNGL; encoded by the coding sequence ATGAAAATACGGGGTGCGGTCCATCGAGGCACGGCCAAGTTGCCCTCAGGGTTTACTTTGGTGGAGTTGCTAGTTGTCATTGCCATTATTGGGGTGCTTGTTGCTTTGCTGTTGCCAGCGGTGCAGCAAGCTCGCGAAGCCGCGCGGCGAATGCAATGCTCGAATAACCTCAAGCAAATCGGTTTGGCGGTTCATAACTATGCCGGTACGCACGGCGTTTTTCCTTCCGGCTATGTCTCCTACGCCACACAAAACGGCAGCGCCCCAGGTTGGGCGGCGATCGATTCGAAAACCTGGGATGCCGCACCTGGCTGGGGATGGGCAACGCTGATTTTGCCGTTCATGGAGCAGCGAGTTATCACGGATAGCCTACGCCTGGATCGACCGATTTGGGACGCAGCGAACCGACCGTTGATTTCGACGCGTTTGGAAGCGTATCTCTGTCCTTCTTCAAGTGGTGACAGCCAACCATTTACCGTGCGCGATGCGTCCGGAAATGCCCTAACTCGTTTCGGTGATCCCATTGTTATCGGGCGATCAAATTACATCGCCAGCCACGGCCAGGAATCATGCTGGGGAGAGTGTGGCGCGTCTCCCAGTGGGGTGATTTTTACCAACATCTATACCGGAACAACGAAGACGGTTCAGGTCAACGGCAACGCCGCGAATGTGGCCGATGGGCCTTTTTATCGCAATTCGCGAGTCCGCTTTCGCGACGTGACCGACGGCACGACGAATACGCTATTCATCAGCGAGCATACCTCGCGGGTCAGCGATAAAACTTGGGTTGGGGCGATTCCTGGGGCTTTCACCCATCCACGGATTTCCACGCCGGAAAACGGACCGGATGCAGCCGCCACGTTGATTTTGATGCACGTTGGGCCCTCCGGCGGCGAGCTTGATATCACCGGTTCGCCCATCATTCACCCGATGAACTTCCCTACGCTGCACGTTGGGCAGATGGTTTCGGATCATCCTGGCGGAGGCAATGTGCTGATGGGGGACGGTTCGGTCGGCTTCCAGCCGGAAACGATCGATTTAATGCTGGCAGCGGAACTTGCCAGTATGAACGAAGGGGAAGTCATCTCTGGGAATGGACTTTGA
- a CDS encoding chemotaxis protein CheD, whose protein sequence is MATANLKRQSIRVPMAGIEAGSSPDSLETLLGSCVGIALWCRDTQHGSLAHAMLSECRGEMKQPGRFVDSAIPFMLDTLSKRGARRRAIVAKLCGGSNMFKGGTNTQDVGRRNIEKSQEMLRELRIPILAEHVGGNSGRVISFDLESGKIQVKIGREVVAEI, encoded by the coding sequence ATGGCAACAGCAAACCTTAAAAGGCAATCGATTCGCGTGCCAATGGCCGGGATCGAGGCTGGAAGCTCACCAGATTCGTTAGAAACGTTGCTGGGGAGTTGTGTGGGTATCGCTCTCTGGTGTCGTGACACCCAGCATGGTTCGCTTGCTCACGCGATGCTAAGCGAATGCCGAGGCGAAATGAAGCAGCCTGGCCGCTTTGTTGATAGCGCGATTCCCTTCATGCTCGATACCTTGAGCAAGCGAGGAGCACGCCGCCGAGCCATTGTGGCCAAGCTGTGTGGCGGCTCGAATATGTTTAAAGGGGGAACCAACACCCAGGACGTCGGTCGCCGTAATATCGAGAAGTCTCAAGAGATGCTCCGCGAACTCCGCATTCCGATCTTGGCCGAACATGTGGGCGGCAATTCAGGACGAGTCATTAGCTTTGATCTCGAATCGGGGAAAATCCAAGTCAAAATTGGTCGCGAAGTGGTCGCGGAAATTTAA